In Phoenix dactylifera cultivar Barhee BC4 chromosome 11, palm_55x_up_171113_PBpolish2nd_filt_p, whole genome shotgun sequence, the following are encoded in one genomic region:
- the LOC103703285 gene encoding germin-like protein 8-14: MPPVIFLLLSLLLLLLLSSSHAADFCVADLTGRLTPSGYECKKEAAVTTNDFVFTGLGKAGNTSNLIKAAVTPAFVAQFPGVNGLGISAARLDIAPGGVVPLHTHPAATEFLVVTQGTICAGFISTANNVYYKSLNTGDSMLFPQGLLHFQVNGGGTTAVAIVSFSSPSPGLQITSFALFANNLPSALVEKVTFLDDAEVKKLKKLLGGTG, from the coding sequence ATGCCTCCCgtcatcttcctcctcctttccctcctcctcctcctcctcctctcctcttctcatGCCGCAGACTTCTGCGTCGCAGACCTCACAGGCCGCCTGACCCCCTCAGGCTACGAATGCAAGAAGGAGGCTGCCGTCACCACCAACGACTTTGTCTTCACCGGCCTCGGCAAGGCCGGCAACACCTCGAACCTCATCAAGGCTGCAGTGACCCCCGCCTTCGTCGCGCAATTCCCGGGTGTCAACGGGCTCGGCATCTCTGCTGCTCGCCTCGACATTGCTCCAGGGGGCGTCGTCCCCCTCCACACCCACCCTGCCGCCACCGAGTTCCTTGTGGTCACCCAGGGAACCATCTGCGCCGGCTTCATCTCCACTGCCAATAACGTCTATTATAAGTCCCTCAATACGGGCGACTCCATGCTCTTCCCCCAAGGGCTGCTGCACTTCCAGGTGAATGGTGGTGGGACGACGGCTGTGGCCATTGTGAGCTTCAGCAGCCCGAGCCCAGGGCTCCAGATAACGTCATTCGCGCTCTTCGCGAACAATTTGCCGTCGGCATTGGTGGAGAAGGTCACCTTCCTGGACGATGCTGAAGTGAAGAAACTCAAGAAGCTGCTCGGAGGGACCGGGTGA
- the LOC120112517 gene encoding uncharacterized protein LOC120112517, translating to MALSSSNVVPTAIPIASHVSHGEKPEKFNGNDFKRWQQKMLFYLTTLNLVKVLREEAPILAEGEESAQTMAAVEAWKHSDFLCKNYILNGLDNTLYNVYSPLKSAKELWESLDKKYKTEDAGTKKFVVGKFLDYKMVDSKDVISQVQDLQVIIHDIHAEGMILSESFQVAAIIEKLPPLWKDFKNYLKHKRKEMKLEDLIVRLRIEEDNRNSEKKIGN from the coding sequence ATGGCTTTAAGTTCAAGCAATGTGGTGCCTACCGCCATTCCCATTGCCTCACATGTGAGCCATGGAGAGAAGCCCGAAAAGTTCAATGGGAACGATTTCAAAAGATGGCAACAAAAAATGTTGTTCTATCTCACAACGTTGAATCTTGTGAAGGTTCTTCGTGAAGAGGCTCCTATTCTTGCCGAGGGTGAAGAGAGTGCTCAAACTATGGCCGCTGTAGAAGCATGGAAGCATTCTGACTTTCTATGCAAAAACTACATTCTTAATGGATTGGACAACACATTATATAATGTGTATAGTCCTCTCAAGTCGGCAAAGGAACTATGGGAATCCTTGGACAAGAAGTACAAAACGGAAGATGCTGGAACAAAGAAGTTCGTTGTGGGCAAATTCTTAGACTACAAAATGGTCGACTCCAAGGATGTCATAAGTCAAGTTCAAGATCTCCAAGTGATCATCCATGACATTCATGCTGAAGGGATGATACTAAGTGAGTCTTTTCAAGTGGCTGcaattattgaaaaattacCACCACTTTGGaaggatttcaaaaattatctcAAGCATAAGCGCAAGGAGATGAAACTTGAAGACTTGATTGTTAGATTGAGAATTGAAGAAGACAATCGAAATTCTGAGAAAAAGATTGGAAAC
- the LOC103703286 gene encoding ribosomal RNA-processing protein 8, with amino-acid sequence MDARGKKRKSRRGRRRRKALQHQHPEAPEEEQTTESTTPSQPPHPKRRRMDAAPNSTNRPSFLDKMRVRLSGGHFRMINEKLYTCNGNEAFNLFKNDPQLFDVYHAGYQEQMSHWPEQPVNIIIRWLKSHSTSLIVADFGCGNASLAKNVKNKVFSIDLVSSDPSVIVCDMSHTPLDNSSVDVAVFCLSLMGTNFPNYLQEAKRVLKPRGWLLIAEVQSRFDPGNGGADPDKFCEAINKLGFSLVSKDSTNKMFLLFYFKKKEKISEVRNIEWPELKPCIYKRR; translated from the exons ATGGACGCTCGTGGTAAGAAGCGGAAATCCAGGAGGGGGAGACGAAGGAGGAAAGCGTTGCAACACCAGCACCCCGAAGCCCCGGAGGAGGAGCAGACAACGGAATCTACCACCCCATCGCAGCCGCCGCATCCGAAGCGGAGAAGGATGGATGCCGCTCCCAACTCCACGAACCGGCCCAGCTTCCTTGACAAG ATGCGAGTTAGGTTATCTGGAGGACATTTCAGAATGATAAACGAGAAACTGTATACTTGCAA TGGAAATGAGGCATTCAACTTGTTCAAGAATGATCCACAACTATTTGATGTG TATCATGCAGGGTATCAAGAGCAAATGTCTCATTGGCCAGAGCAGCCAgtcaatatcatcatcagatGGCTAAAGAGCCACAGCACTTCCTTGATTGTCGCTGATTTTGGTTGTG GGAATGCAAGCCTTGCAAAAAATGTAAAGAATAAAGTTTTTTCTATTGATCTTGTTTCAAGTGATCCATCAGTAATTGTTTGTGACATGTCTCAT ACACCGTTGGACAATTCATCTGTAGATGTTgctgtcttctgtctttcgtTAATGGGGACCAACTTCCCCAATTATTTGCAGGAAGCAAAAAGAGTTTTGAAGCCACG TGGCTGGCTTTTGATAGCTGAAGTACAAAGTAGGTTTGATCCAGGCAATGGAGGAGCTGACCCAGATAAATTTTGCGAAGCTATCAATAAACTTGGGTTTTCTTTAGTTTCCAAG GACTCCACAAATAAAATGTTTCTTCTGTTCTACTTCAAGAAGAAG GAAAAAATTTCAGAAGTGAGAAACATTGAATGGCCAGAGTTGAAACCTTGCATCTATAAACGTCGCTAA